In the genome of Rhodamnia argentea isolate NSW1041297 chromosome 3, ASM2092103v1, whole genome shotgun sequence, one region contains:
- the LOC115757311 gene encoding uncharacterized protein LOC115757311 isoform X2 has translation MASAAKRRKAARKKKKELESQIASNLPENGDLISENEKDSDGGVQNNSPTSEDHPRSFDEDKEDLNGGESLSPPFASMNKPLESNAVVQIVEEVEAGDNSQIEWRDVEEAVGDETDGQGSELKSSGVLTIKVVKKEETQGELESAGISLERLESTKESCNGESESLHMASSAEKPPECPMTPRAARRTSWMNCCGLLEVITGSRT, from the exons ATGGCTTCAGctgcaaaaaggagaaaagccgctaggaagaagaagaaggaactgGAGAGCCAAATCGCCAGCAACCTTCCCG aaaatggTGATCTGATAAGCGAAAATGAGAAGGATAGTGATGGCGGTGTCCAGAATAATTCCCCAACATCTGAGGACCACCCTCGCTCATTCGATGAGGACAAGGAGGACTTGAATGGTGGAGAATCGCTGTCTCCTCCGTTCGCATCTATGAACAAGCCTCTAGAGTCAAATGCGGTTGTGCAGATTGTTGAGGAAGTGGAAGCCGGAGATAATTCACAGATCGAGTGGAGGGATGTCGAGGAAGCTGTTGGCGACGAAACTGATGGCCAAGGAAGTGAGTTGAAGTCTAGCGGTGTTCTTACAATTAAGGTTGTCAAGAAAGAGGAAACCCAGGGAGAGCTGGAGAGCGCAGGTATCTCCCTTGAGAGGCTTGAGTCCACAAAGGAGTCGTGCAATGGAGAGAGTGAGAGCTTGCACATGGCGAGTTCAGCAGAGAAGCCG CCTGAGTGTCCGATGACTCCAAGAGCGGCGAGAAGGACTTCATGGATGAATTGCTGTGGATTGCTTGAAGTCATAACTGGGTCCAGGACATAA